A single genomic interval of Babylonia areolata isolate BAREFJ2019XMU chromosome 26, ASM4173473v1, whole genome shotgun sequence harbors:
- the LOC143300141 gene encoding enhancer of filamentation 1-like isoform X3 has product MTQETQMFLAKALYDNVAETPDELSFRRGDVVTVLDQDTAGLEGWWLCSLRGRQGIAPGNRLKILSGMGEAAGGAHHHNGPAGGDWQRTLEKSPLSKVMTPAKAGEACQHQSNEDYDVPPSSRCSLPPSKEPSPEPATDLYHTPSSHLAVPGPSGCRRPSCERTTPPGSQRGSLDSQSSASSAGGHHHLYQTLPGSRRVSAESRPRRLSAAERLYDTPPGSKRASVERTLGGDDDDQPIYDTPTAGIRPVEVPGESTYDTPSPSPGSRRQSRDSSTGAGSRGSGVSSSSESCMSGSSSSNLLLPGSKAGSLPDSARSSLDASLPDNTYDLAPREGRAVTQLSTDSGLGLYDTPAPGRHQPPSSPLPGTHVPGTASHPQLSEYAGGEKPSPCEDLKRSRSLEHAVDDIYDSPRNNAPRVNLKEGPACSSLRTQGAADPNAVYDVPPQVTRDSVISARSDSSSEDSARLSSCSTDCLGGSGPADNYQMPPEGAQDELLLDVDSALEVLVKRQQDVTRSSSRLLALVTSPSWRSKESLQTHLVDLRTACGQLKKAVGEFVDFAQGAVANAAQLSDRKLMNRLTKQFGPLQQQRKALSAAVRGLEDRKWQIALLAEPPPPSQSDCPDDLGTVVSLAQDLVPPVKKLASLLQANAAVLFRRSGDQAGQSRGAEDSHVVSKPPIGPKSDLLLCKPGGVGGGGSGVGVVIQRPRSVQQRPLPPTPPVPLSERPLPPTPSPLQTALRDLDKLDYINVESVRGGLPPDDDDNGDRDYSDLQQDYDYVHVDSLDAEAQQQSREERQRQAAKDAADDDDEPDTPKTPTPGKAQFDNDAGHRQGGGEDRDLNMNAGQRTDNAHTTNTNRHHQGIDRLPSLEDNINALYSHSQEDGEDLNQDEGDLKTPMNKNGFTLPDPHDYSSGYVDLSQTTLTASDKQVLVYYSGQLETHSTLLNNAIDAFFACIESGEPPKVFISNSKFVIVTAHKLVYISDALHRNLTNGAVRSKVMQCANHVCQCLKVSVQATKTAALQFPSVPAVQEMVDRVVDVSHAAHELKLVITQASAL; this is encoded by the coding sequence gtgatgacGCCTGCCAAGGCGGGCGAGGCGTGCCAGCACCAGAGCAACGAGGACTACGACGTGCCGCCCTCCTCCCGCTGCAGCCTGCCGCCCAGCAAGGAGCCCTCCCCGGAGCCCGCCACCGACCTGTACCACACGCCCTCCTCCCACCTCGCCGTCCCGGGACCCTCAGGATGCAGACGGCCGTCGTGCGAGCGGACGACACCCCCGGGCAGCCAGCGAGGCTCCCTGGACAGCCAGTCCTCGGCTTCCTCTGCGGGAGggcaccaccacctctaccagaCCCTGCCCGGCAGCCGGAGGGTCTCCGCCGAGAGCAGACCCCGACGCTTGTCGGCAGCGGAGCGGCTGTACGACACTCCGCCCGGCAGTAAGCGAGCCTCCGTGGAGAGGACTCTAGGGGGTGACGACGACGACCAGCCTATCTACGACACGCCCACGGCGGGGATTCGTCCCGTCGaggtccccggggagagcacgtaCGACACGCCCAGCCCCAGCCCCGGCTCCAGGCGGCAGTCACGTGACTCCTCCACGGGAGCGGGGAGCCGGGGCAGCGGTGTGTCGTCGTCCAGCGAGTCGTGCATGTCGGGCAGCTCATCCTCCAACCTGCTGCTGCCCGGGTCCAAGGCGGGCAGTCTGCCGGACTCTGCCCGCTCCAGCCTGGACGCCTCGCTGCCCGACAACACCTACGACTTGGCGCCCAGAGAGGGCCGAGCGGTCACCCAGCTGTCCACGGACTCCGGGCTGGGTCTGTACGACACGCCGGCACCAGGCCGACACcagccaccctcctcccccctgcccggCACTCATGTCCCCGGCACCGCCTCCCACCCGCAGCTGTCGGAGTACGCCGGCGGGGAGAAGCCGTCACCCTGCGAAGACCTGAAGAGGAGTCGGAGCCTGGAGCACGCCGTGGACGACATCTACGACAGCCCCCGGAACAACGCGCCCCGGGTGAATCTGAAGGAAGGGCCGGCCTGCAGCAGCCTCAGGACACAGGGCGCTGCTGACCCCAACGCCGTGTACGACGTGCCTCCCCAGGTCACCCGCGACTCGGTCATCTCGGCTCGCTCAGACTCCTCTTCTGAGGACAGCGCCAGGCTTTCTTCTTGCAGCACGGACTGCCTAGGGGGCTCGGGGCCTGCGGACAACTATCAGATGCCGCCAGAGGGCGCGCAGGACGAGCTGTTGCTGGACGTGGACAGCGCCCTGGAGGTGCTGGTGAAGAGACAGCAGGACGTCACCCGATCCTCCTCCCGACTCCTGGCCCTCGTGACGTCGCCCTCCTGGCGCAGCAAGGAGTCCCTGCAGACCCATCTGGTGGACCTCAGAACGGCCTGCGGACAGCTGAAGAAGGCCGTGGGGGAGTTCGTGGACTTCGCCCAGGGAGCCGTGGCCAACGCCGCGCAGCTGTCGGACCGGAAGCTGATGAACCGGCTGACGAAGCAGTTTGGTCCTCTGCAGCAACAGCGGAAGGCCCTGTCGGCGGCGGTGCGCGGCCTGGAGGACCGGAAGTGGCAGATAGCGCTGCTGGCTGAACCCCCGCCACCATCACAGTCGGACTGTCCCGACGACCTGGGCACCGTGGTGTCTCTGGCCCAGGACCTGGTGCCGCCCGTCAAAAAGCTGGCCTCCCTCCTCCAGGCCAACGCCGCCGTGCTCTTCAGACGGTCCGGGGACCAGGCCGGACAGTCACGTGGTGCAGAGGACAGTCACGTGGTGTCCAAACCTCCCATCGGCCCCAAGTCGGACCTGCTGCTGTGTAAgcctgggggtgtgggtggtggggggagtggggtgggggtggtcatcCAGAGGCCCAGGTCCGTGCAGCAGAggcctctgccccccaccccgcccgtGCCGCTGTCGGAGAGgccgctgccccccacccccagccccctgcaGACCGCGTTGCGGGACCTGGACAAGCTGGACTACATCAACGTGGAGTCCGTGCGGGGCGGACTCCCacctgacgacgacgacaacggggACCGCGACTACAGCGACCTGCAGCAGGACTATGACTACGTGCACGTGGACTCGCTGGACGCGGAGGCCCAGCAGCAGAGCAGGGAAGAGCGGCAGAGACAGGCGGCCAAGGACGccgccgacgacgacgatgagccCGACACTCCCAAGACGCCGACACCGGGCAAAGCCCAGTTCGACAATGACGCCGGACACAGGCAGGGCGGCGGTGAGGACAGGGACCTGAACATGAACGCGGGGCAGCGCACAGACaacgcacacaccaccaacaccaacagacaCCATCAGGGCATCGacaggctgccttccttggaGGACAACATCAACGCTCTGTACAGCCACAGCCAGGAGGACGGCGAGGACCTCAACCAGGACGAGGGCGACCTGAAGACGCCTATGAACAAGAACGGCTTCACGCTCCCAGACCCCCACGACTACAGCTCTGGCTACGTGGACCTGAGCCAGACGACGCTGACGGCCAGCGACAAGCAGGTGCTGGTGTACTACTCTGGGCAGCTGGAGACGCATTCCACGCTGCTCAACAACGCCATTGACGCCTTCTTCGCCTGCATTGAGAGCGGGGAGCCGCCGAAGGTCTTCATCTCCAACAGCAAGTTCGTCATCGTTACGGCCCACAAGCTGGTCTACATCAGCGACGCCCTGCACCGGAACCTGACGAATGGCGCCGTGCGCAGCAAGGTGATGCAGTGCGCCAACCACGTGTGTCAGTGCCTCAAAGTGTCCGTGCAGGCCACCAAGACCGCCGCCCTGCAGTTCCCGTCCGTCCCTGCCGTGCAGGAGATGGTGGACCGCGTGGTGGACGTGTCGCACGCCGCCCATGAACTGAAGCTGGTCATCACGCAGGCCTCCGCCTTATGA
- the LOC143300141 gene encoding enhancer of filamentation 1-like isoform X2 has product MVFGCDACDQVEEMFLAKALYDNVAETPDELSFRRGDVVTVLDQDTAGLEGWWLCSLRGRQGIAPGNRLKILSGMGEAAGGAHHHNGPAGGDWQRTLEKSPLSKVMTPAKAGEACQHQSNEDYDVPPSSRCSLPPSKEPSPEPATDLYHTPSSHLAVPGPSGCRRPSCERTTPPGSQRGSLDSQSSASSAGGHHHLYQTLPGSRRVSAESRPRRLSAAERLYDTPPGSKRASVERTLGGDDDDQPIYDTPTAGIRPVEVPGESTYDTPSPSPGSRRQSRDSSTGAGSRGSGVSSSSESCMSGSSSSNLLLPGSKAGSLPDSARSSLDASLPDNTYDLAPREGRAVTQLSTDSGLGLYDTPAPGRHQPPSSPLPGTHVPGTASHPQLSEYAGGEKPSPCEDLKRSRSLEHAVDDIYDSPRNNAPRVNLKEGPACSSLRTQGAADPNAVYDVPPQVTRDSVISARSDSSSEDSARLSSCSTDCLGGSGPADNYQMPPEGAQDELLLDVDSALEVLVKRQQDVTRSSSRLLALVTSPSWRSKESLQTHLVDLRTACGQLKKAVGEFVDFAQGAVANAAQLSDRKLMNRLTKQFGPLQQQRKALSAAVRGLEDRKWQIALLAEPPPPSQSDCPDDLGTVVSLAQDLVPPVKKLASLLQANAAVLFRRSGDQAGQSRGAEDSHVVSKPPIGPKSDLLLCKPGGVGGGGSGVGVVIQRPRSVQQRPLPPTPPVPLSERPLPPTPSPLQTALRDLDKLDYINVESVRGGLPPDDDDNGDRDYSDLQQDYDYVHVDSLDAEAQQQSREERQRQAAKDAADDDDEPDTPKTPTPGKAQFDNDAGHRQGGGEDRDLNMNAGQRTDNAHTTNTNRHHQGIDRLPSLEDNINALYSHSQEDGEDLNQDEGDLKTPMNKNGFTLPDPHDYSSGYVDLSQTTLTASDKQVLVYYSGQLETHSTLLNNAIDAFFACIESGEPPKVFISNSKFVIVTAHKLVYISDALHRNLTNGAVRSKVMQCANHVCQCLKVSVQATKTAALQFPSVPAVQEMVDRVVDVSHAAHELKLVITQASAL; this is encoded by the coding sequence gtgatgacGCCTGCCAAGGCGGGCGAGGCGTGCCAGCACCAGAGCAACGAGGACTACGACGTGCCGCCCTCCTCCCGCTGCAGCCTGCCGCCCAGCAAGGAGCCCTCCCCGGAGCCCGCCACCGACCTGTACCACACGCCCTCCTCCCACCTCGCCGTCCCGGGACCCTCAGGATGCAGACGGCCGTCGTGCGAGCGGACGACACCCCCGGGCAGCCAGCGAGGCTCCCTGGACAGCCAGTCCTCGGCTTCCTCTGCGGGAGggcaccaccacctctaccagaCCCTGCCCGGCAGCCGGAGGGTCTCCGCCGAGAGCAGACCCCGACGCTTGTCGGCAGCGGAGCGGCTGTACGACACTCCGCCCGGCAGTAAGCGAGCCTCCGTGGAGAGGACTCTAGGGGGTGACGACGACGACCAGCCTATCTACGACACGCCCACGGCGGGGATTCGTCCCGTCGaggtccccggggagagcacgtaCGACACGCCCAGCCCCAGCCCCGGCTCCAGGCGGCAGTCACGTGACTCCTCCACGGGAGCGGGGAGCCGGGGCAGCGGTGTGTCGTCGTCCAGCGAGTCGTGCATGTCGGGCAGCTCATCCTCCAACCTGCTGCTGCCCGGGTCCAAGGCGGGCAGTCTGCCGGACTCTGCCCGCTCCAGCCTGGACGCCTCGCTGCCCGACAACACCTACGACTTGGCGCCCAGAGAGGGCCGAGCGGTCACCCAGCTGTCCACGGACTCCGGGCTGGGTCTGTACGACACGCCGGCACCAGGCCGACACcagccaccctcctcccccctgcccggCACTCATGTCCCCGGCACCGCCTCCCACCCGCAGCTGTCGGAGTACGCCGGCGGGGAGAAGCCGTCACCCTGCGAAGACCTGAAGAGGAGTCGGAGCCTGGAGCACGCCGTGGACGACATCTACGACAGCCCCCGGAACAACGCGCCCCGGGTGAATCTGAAGGAAGGGCCGGCCTGCAGCAGCCTCAGGACACAGGGCGCTGCTGACCCCAACGCCGTGTACGACGTGCCTCCCCAGGTCACCCGCGACTCGGTCATCTCGGCTCGCTCAGACTCCTCTTCTGAGGACAGCGCCAGGCTTTCTTCTTGCAGCACGGACTGCCTAGGGGGCTCGGGGCCTGCGGACAACTATCAGATGCCGCCAGAGGGCGCGCAGGACGAGCTGTTGCTGGACGTGGACAGCGCCCTGGAGGTGCTGGTGAAGAGACAGCAGGACGTCACCCGATCCTCCTCCCGACTCCTGGCCCTCGTGACGTCGCCCTCCTGGCGCAGCAAGGAGTCCCTGCAGACCCATCTGGTGGACCTCAGAACGGCCTGCGGACAGCTGAAGAAGGCCGTGGGGGAGTTCGTGGACTTCGCCCAGGGAGCCGTGGCCAACGCCGCGCAGCTGTCGGACCGGAAGCTGATGAACCGGCTGACGAAGCAGTTTGGTCCTCTGCAGCAACAGCGGAAGGCCCTGTCGGCGGCGGTGCGCGGCCTGGAGGACCGGAAGTGGCAGATAGCGCTGCTGGCTGAACCCCCGCCACCATCACAGTCGGACTGTCCCGACGACCTGGGCACCGTGGTGTCTCTGGCCCAGGACCTGGTGCCGCCCGTCAAAAAGCTGGCCTCCCTCCTCCAGGCCAACGCCGCCGTGCTCTTCAGACGGTCCGGGGACCAGGCCGGACAGTCACGTGGTGCAGAGGACAGTCACGTGGTGTCCAAACCTCCCATCGGCCCCAAGTCGGACCTGCTGCTGTGTAAgcctgggggtgtgggtggtggggggagtggggtgggggtggtcatcCAGAGGCCCAGGTCCGTGCAGCAGAggcctctgccccccaccccgcccgtGCCGCTGTCGGAGAGgccgctgccccccacccccagccccctgcaGACCGCGTTGCGGGACCTGGACAAGCTGGACTACATCAACGTGGAGTCCGTGCGGGGCGGACTCCCacctgacgacgacgacaacggggACCGCGACTACAGCGACCTGCAGCAGGACTATGACTACGTGCACGTGGACTCGCTGGACGCGGAGGCCCAGCAGCAGAGCAGGGAAGAGCGGCAGAGACAGGCGGCCAAGGACGccgccgacgacgacgatgagccCGACACTCCCAAGACGCCGACACCGGGCAAAGCCCAGTTCGACAATGACGCCGGACACAGGCAGGGCGGCGGTGAGGACAGGGACCTGAACATGAACGCGGGGCAGCGCACAGACaacgcacacaccaccaacaccaacagacaCCATCAGGGCATCGacaggctgccttccttggaGGACAACATCAACGCTCTGTACAGCCACAGCCAGGAGGACGGCGAGGACCTCAACCAGGACGAGGGCGACCTGAAGACGCCTATGAACAAGAACGGCTTCACGCTCCCAGACCCCCACGACTACAGCTCTGGCTACGTGGACCTGAGCCAGACGACGCTGACGGCCAGCGACAAGCAGGTGCTGGTGTACTACTCTGGGCAGCTGGAGACGCATTCCACGCTGCTCAACAACGCCATTGACGCCTTCTTCGCCTGCATTGAGAGCGGGGAGCCGCCGAAGGTCTTCATCTCCAACAGCAAGTTCGTCATCGTTACGGCCCACAAGCTGGTCTACATCAGCGACGCCCTGCACCGGAACCTGACGAATGGCGCCGTGCGCAGCAAGGTGATGCAGTGCGCCAACCACGTGTGTCAGTGCCTCAAAGTGTCCGTGCAGGCCACCAAGACCGCCGCCCTGCAGTTCCCGTCCGTCCCTGCCGTGCAGGAGATGGTGGACCGCGTGGTGGACGTGTCGCACGCCGCCCATGAACTGAAGCTGGTCATCACGCAGGCCTCCGCCTTATGA